The genomic window AGAAACTTATCCAAGTCAGAAAGCAACACAGCTTTCACATTAGCATCTAATAATCATATCATGCATGCTGATACTACTTGGAAACTAAGCAGAAGGCTGTAGCAAAATAATACCACCATCAGCCATTACTTAGACATCAGTTGTGCATAGCCAAAAGCTAGTCATTGACTACTTAGAAACTAGTGTTTTGCAACCAAAAGGATCCAACAATATGGTAGACCACCAATCAATCTTACTCAGAAAGGGGTAGAGTTAACAACAGGATCATCGCTAAGGTTACTAGCAGGATCTTTGTTTCCAAGGTTACCAACAAGATCATCGCCGACACGTTTGCCAGCAGGATAATTGTCAGATAAGATAAGTATGTATACACCCAACGCTCCAGGTATTCTTGACCCATGCTGACAAGAAAACCTCGATGGACTGCAAATTCTGGCTTGCATAGATGCATCCCGACCGACATCCTCTCATCAGGTGGCAACGGAATCTTCTTGAGCATGTCCCATAAAGGAGCATTCGGGTCCTTTGGGGCTACCGTCTGTACTGGACTTGCAAGGGTTTCTCGTATGCCCATCAAAGTACTTGTGAGCAGCACATCCATATTAGTGTCATCTTGTGATGCTTGAGATGATCTTGGCTTTGACCTTTTAGCTTTATCATTTTGTGGTGGTGGCAGAGTATTTGGCTTTGCACTTTTTTTGAAACTTTTCTTGTTAGGCTTTAGAGCCGCAACATTGGACGAGGAAACTTGACTATCAGTTGCAGCAAGAGCAGCCACCGCTTCACAATCATCACTATCTGTATCTAATTTATCCGAGTCATGACCTGTTGGACCCTTCGCTTCAACAAAGGTGGACATAtcattcatcatgtcatcttttACCTTATCATCATTGTCAGTTTCAGCTGCAGAGAAAGGGTCTTGCATAAAAGAGCCATCTGCCGACGAGCCACTAAATAATTCCTTCAACTTGTCGTAGAACTGAATCGGTTTAGAGAGAATTCCACGATCATTGGCCTACATGAATTTTATTGTTagttccacatcagtagttgaacaCTCGACAAATAGATAATTTGTATGAGATAATTACCGATAAGCCATCTAGAGTAGATTGGGAGAGCATCACTTGTTTGTTCACATCATCAAACCCACTGCGCAGCGGCCCCGTCGTCTGGAGCTGACTGATGCAATTTTTATCGGTCGAATTGTACAGGTCATTCAactttttttgcctctccagatctctATCAACCAATGGCCCATACTTTCTTCGAGACATTCTAAGACTGTAATGTCTACGTCGACGACGCCATCGGACAATGGCCAACATTACAGCTAGAACACCTAACGTCCGTCGTTTCTTGATAACATAATGGACAGATTCCGTATACATCTGAATATTAAATGAAATAAATGTATAAGAAACAAGTGAGATGTACATATATGTAGTCAGTAGAACCAATAATAGAGAGATTGTTCTATGCTAGATTTAAGATTACATGCGTGCACACATATATGCAAAGTACTGCTAGATTATTACTCTAGTAAGAGGTTTCTTCAGATCTGGAAGGTTGTAGCTTCCAATCAAGTAAAAAAAAGAAGCCAAATGAAAAGAAGCACAAGATGCGTTCATGCTAGCAAGTTCTAATCACAAGAACAAATAAACAGAGAAGGGGGCAGCAAATCGTGGCACACATGATAGGGTAAAAATTGCAGTCTCATCTTCACGATTTCACCAGATCTGACTAGGAACTAGAAATATTGTTGGGGGAAAGAAGAAGCAAAGCCAATAATCAATTTCCCATGCAATTCCTTCTCCCCTTCTCTCAAGAACAatcccagagagagagagagagaagattgtGAGCTATGGGGAGGGGAAACGTGAGTGAAGGTGGAGGGGAAAGTGCTTTGCCCATATATTACGGGGTATAGTAAATTATAAGTGGGGCCATCTTGCCCAGGCAGGTTGGGGAGAGGGCCAGACGTCCGATTTGCTACGCCTGGAGCCAGGCAGCGTACCCAGGCAACTTCACCAGGCAGAAAAATCCCAGGTCACTAACCAAACACACCCAGGCAGGTTCCAGGCAAGCGGGTTGATTTAGGCAAACGGCAGGGGGTTTTGTGCAAAACTGCACGCGCTGACCGGCCCAGCTAATTGGCGAGTTCTCATTGGCCTGGGACTAAAACATCACATTAGGTGCAAGTTGGGGTATGGCTTGGTCTAGTTTTGCAAATTTGGGACTAGAtcatcacattgggtgcaagttagggtacctgACGTGCTATTACCTCTAAGAAAAAGATACGAACAAGGAGAGCTCAGCTCATCgaccgcatgcatgcgtcacgcgGGTGACGCGAGCAAGGCTGATGTACGCATGCACGATCGCCGAGATTGATCGGCTAGCTGCCTCTGATTGCTTCTGGCGATCGATGACAGAATTGTGCCAACCAGGTCTCTCTCTGTGTCTGTCTAGATCCATCGAGCGATCGAGCTTGATATCACGCATGACGTGTGCGTGCATGACGCACGTATATCTCCATGGAGAAGCCTCGCTGACACCGACATCATTAGCTTATTTGTCCGTCTCTCCATGTCGTATACCTTCATGTCTGCCTTCACGCAGCTAGTAGAAACATCTCTCCTCACACGCTTCGTgtgtgtatatgtgtatgtatgtatgtatttccTTTCATTCGGGTTCATAGTATTTGTCAATTCTAAACTTCGGTTAAAATTTAGAGCCCAAGCCCAACACAACCCAACGTGGATGTCGGGCTATCGAGCTAAGCTTCCATTGCTCATGTCTATACCCCACCGAcatactccctttgtcccaaaataagcgatactaaagttagtacaaaattaagtgacttattttaggacggagggagtatatgactaTACTATGCGCGTGTTGGCACTATAGCATCTTCAAGGGCACTCTTCAAACATTTTTCATATTTTCAGGAGGACAATCAGGACCTTATTCGGACCCAAAAACGCTAGGTCCATGGGCCTTAACAAACTTGCCTCGTGTATACTCGGACAGTCTGGACTTTCCCGAACCTGCCTCATAAGTATTACGTATGTGGGAAAGAAATTGGGCAGTTCGGACATGTTCGCCACATCAGCTTCAGCCCATCTCAGACCTCTCTCTATCTCACACGAATACAAACAAACACCCTCTCTATCTTCCTCCGCATACGTCGCGTCAAGCCCTACGGTTCTATCGTGCGCGTGCGGGCATTATTATTATTCCTGGCATATATACATAAAATGCCGGCATGCATTTCGCCAATATGAACAATATGCAAATAATGAATGGTTTATCACATCCATAAACCATCCACCCCAGGAATGTGTGGTCcacgtgtgcatgcgtgcatggcGCCAAACGGAGAACGAAAACCGGATCTATCTCTTGTCGAATCTAGCTAGCTATTGGCCCGATGCATGGCACAGATGGGTggacatatgccatgccgacatgtGTAACAAACAATCTCTAGGGCCTTCTCCCTCACGTACCAATCCAGCCACAGTCCAGCTCCATGAGACAGGCAATGGCTTTTAAGCTATACACAAAGCACAAGAGGCAGACGCACAGCTGTGCAAACGAACACACCGCTGGCGACAACGCTACATCCATCCACAGCGGTCCATGGTATGCTCGAAACCAAAAGTATGTCCGGTAGGGATGCACTTGGATGCATATACATTTGTTGTGTACAAATGATTATTCCAACAACGCAAGATATGTACTAGTGACAGACAATTTCAAGGAATGTAGTCTGTAATCATGGGAGTGGCAATTTGGCTCCCCGAGCACCATGGTGTAGTGGTATTTTTGTGAAACGGATCTAAAAGGATGTCTAAAAATCTCATAGAATTACATATAGATGCGTTTAAAATATATATGTAAAAAAAGGACAGATTTGTGGCTAGAAATAAGCAAGAAATTTTtggcttcggtgcttgtagtcgtcgctaggtcgtctacggatttgggtgtattttttattatttctggtgttcgttgtactaacATGATTGAAGATATATAGAACAAAAGTTTTCTCATAAAAATAATAATTTCTTGAGGTCTCACAATAATGTTGTCAGTTTTTTATAAAGTCTCCATGTCGCTTGGGATACATAACGCTTTTATGGCTGTCATATTTGTCCAAAAATAATTGGTCTATGCTACATTTGATTGATACTTTTATTTCTTCTACATTCATCATGTCCTATCTTCCATCTATGTTTAATACTGAAGAGAGTTACGTGCTGGTGACAAAAAGCAatcaacgcccccccccccccccccccttcccgcgTGCCCCCCGCATCGCCCTCCCCGAGCGAGGCGACCGGGGCGGTTCCCCACTCCTCCCCCTCCCTGCGAGTCGCCGCCCCCCTtctccctcgccgctgccgctgGCGGCCACGGCAGGGCGTTGCCCGCGCGGCGCCCCGCAGTCTGGCTGTGGCGGGCCCCCTTCTTCCCCCGTCACTGGACCCCGGCTCAGGCGACCGGTCCTGGCGGCGGAGCCCTTCAGCCGCCGACGTTCCGGCGCGGATCTGGACGGCGGCGGTGCGGAGGCGTTGCCCCTTGGCAGCGGTGACGGCCCATGGCTGGCGGCGGTCGGTGGCGCCTGGCTGGCCCAGATCTAGGCCCTACGGGCCCGATCTGGGTCGGGGCAGGCCTGCTGGGGGGCCGCGGTGGGTTGTTCTCCGGTGGTTCTGGTGAGCTCCTCGCGACAGGGATGGCGGCTGTTGTGCCGCGACTGCTGCAGCATGGCGGCGGAGCTTCACGGGCCCGTTCTGGGCCCGGCCGGACATTTGGTCTGGTGTGCCTCTGCTGCTACGCCCGGTCTGCTACTGCCTAAGCCGGTGGAGGTTGTTCCCTCCCTCATGGCTGCGGTGCTGCCGGTCCTTGTCTACGGGTGTCTGGTTTGGATTCGGTCGGCCTCGCTTCGTTGGTCGTGGTGAGACGACGGCGGTGTCCTCGTGACTGTGTTGGCGCATGTTGGTGGGAGGCGGGTGTGGTGGAGCCGAAGGTTGGTCCTGGGTAGCGGGTGCGAGGGGTCGGGAGAAATCCATGTCGGGTCTTGCCGGCACCAACGCAGTGACGCCTGCGGGCGCCGCCATCCTTCTTGAAGGGCGTCGGGTGACCCTCTCCCCCCTCTAGCCTCTGTGTACTGGGAGAAATCCTAGGATTCGTCCGGGCAGCAGTGTCGTcatcgtcgcattccttcttgaaggtggtGCTTGGTACACGGCAACTCGTTGGTTTGGAGTGTGGTGGTTATCTTCGGTGGGCGCAACGGTCGTGGGGTGCCGTAGCTTTCGTTGATCCGGCGTTGTTGGCATTTTTCTCTTATTTTCTCTTGTATTTTCTTTTGGGCGTGCTTGTGTTGTTAGCCCGAGCGTTGGTCGGAATGTTGTATCGGGTGGTTGCTATATCTatatagcggggcgaaagcctatttcgagagtTTAATAGTGACGAATAAACAGATGGACATACCCCTTCGCTCGTGCGACCAATGGCGACCAGAGACAGGGTTTCTCCAGCCTCTCACCGGCGCCGGCGCTGGTCTACCTCGCGCTCATGTAGTCTTAATTAGGACCATGTGGACGCAGTGGATCTCGGACCTTGCCAGCAGGAGGGCTCCATTATTAGGTGTTTTTTTTGAGTTTTGTTAAAGTTTGTATCCTATTCAAGAAGACGACGCGGCGTCGGCTCCTTGAAGATGCAATAAGGTTCTCCACACATGGCCCCCGTCACAGGGGCGCTTATAGTATCGCcgaagggcgtgtggaggtgtgtctccggcgaatCTCGTGAGATTTGGTCAGCGTTTGTCTTTGATGGATCCGCTTGGATCCAATCTGCGTTCGTGTGTCTACTGATTGGGGTCTTTCgttctacgcttctcttcatcagCGGCGGTTGTTGTATTGGTTTTTTTTTCGATAAAAGGCGTTTTTATTATCTcgaaatgtagcatcaagcggatacaaaacattatgagtaacacccggcctctgcataactaggatgcacacaacccAACACGGAGAGTCTGACAAAATGAATGAAAAAACGACAAATCGGCGACAatagagtcctatagaccgacactatgcctatgtcgcaagggatggtggaccgatccggagatcatgctgccacccatgttgggtaaaaaccaccgtagccacctgctccaaccacgtacacaccgccttgaacatcGGTTGGTACTCCACTTGTTGTAGTGTAGACCACgtacgaagcgagtgcgtacaacaaaaaataacctgcaaaggagaaTCATTTTTATCAttgaaaaccaaatcatttctacatagccaaagcgaccatagtaaggcgTATGCTCCCACCCGTATTAGCGTTTTGAATTTATTTGGAATACCGTCCAACCAGTGACCAAAATATTGGcgacacttgtgggcggatacaaatttgacgctatttggatgattgaccatgtagtacgtgcaaacttgcattggaaaaagaggtgtttgattgtctcctCATGAGtaaaaaacaacacttcttactccctagccagttgcgtcgtgcgaggttgtctttggttagaacaactcccctacgaagataccacatgaggattttaacttttagtggaatcttcGACTTCCAGATTTTCTTATTGTTACTCACCGGTACCTCAGAATGCATGAGTGCACGGTACATAGAGTCTACTGTGAATgaccctgatgtagtaaggttccagtgAAACACATCCCGGCCTTGTCTAATATTAATcgaatccaaacaggataaaagattgtgccatgacataagtcgggggccaatcaaatcccgcctaaACGAAATATTGGGTGGGGATGAACTGAGCActtgcgcaatagtattattcttttcgcgagcaatgttgtacagggctggatattgttctcgaagactagcattgcctagccagatgtcttcccagaaacgaACCTCCGACCCGTCCCTTATCgtgaaagacccaaagcgaaagagatgtttctttgccgccattaggccagcccaaaagtaGTATTGGTTGTTGTATTCGTGCGTTGGTCCTTTGGGAGTTTAGAGCATCTACAACGCCGACCCTCAAACTGCCCCCATCTGTCCGAACCGTGATGTccggaccgcggaagccatccaacgcagGCCTGTATCGGTCCGCAGGGCGGTTCAGACGTGTTTTCTCCCGCAAATTGGAGACAAATTGAGGAGAGGTTTGGTTCGAGCGAGGAAAAAGAAAGGGGGTGGGAGGGAAGGGGGGCACACCTATGCAATCAACTGTTTCTCATCAACCCGCAGTCCAAGCAACCCACAGTGATTTTAGAAGATTGGGCCAAAATTAGAATGTGAACACCCATGGCCGTTGGAGCTCCGACTCGAATTGAAACTAGAAATGTGCTTTGCTTGGAGAGTAGTAGTCTTGCTCTGCCTGCATGTACTGTTACCCGTCCCATGCATCGACGACGTTGAAGGCCTCACTCACAGGTCAGGTGTAAACCGACCATGGAGTGGCAGCCGCCATTGGTACAGAGTAGAGACACGCCTAAGCTCAGGTCAAGTCTCCCCCTACCTTTAATTATTGATTCCACAAGCCTGGTCATGTCTGAATCTGAAAACGTTAGTACGTACGTGTCCTCTGCAGGAAGACATTCAAATGGTGAACACAGACAGGCACGAAGACTTGCAAGTTGGAAAGGTCAAAGAAGTGTTGATGCTCCATGTGTACGCGCAATTAATCAGTTCAcaccgtacgtacgtacgtacgtgagAATTTGTTGATGATGTTCGCAGCTTATATAAAGTATAAAAAGCCACATGTTTCTCGTACTACATCATATTGTGGCGTTAGGGTTTCCTTGTCATTTTTCTGATTCGCTTCGCCGTCAATTGACTTGAGTTGGTCCTTTGCATTCAGACTTCAGAGGGTGAACAGCTGAGCTGAGCCACCCAAGCCAgactcatgcatgcatgcgtgcatggtcCTAGCTACTGTAGTACACATGGCAGCACGTTGACGCAACACATGTCTACATGTCTACATgcagcacgcacgcacgcacgcgcttGATCATTGTCTTGTGATGCTTGGGCTCACTGGTGAAGCAGCCACGAGCCGACGGCCGGGAGTTGGCACCGGTTGTTTTGGAAAAACAAAAACCAAGCCATACGCGGTGAAATCCTCAAAATATTTTGCTAAGCCGGTAGCATAAATACTGCTAGTTCATCAACCGTTGACTGATGTCCAACACAACTTATTTGCAGATGCCAGGAGAAATAtgttttgagcttatttgaacaaAAGGATTAGGAGATGGTGGCTATTTTGCTAAACAGATATAAAATTTCTTATTTTTAAAAATCTTTTAAAAAAATCCATCTATAGTAATCTGGGAAAAAGTTCTGAGCTTATTCGGACATATGAACTAGGAGGTGGCTATTTAGCTATACGGATCCAAATTTCTGTTCCAAATATTAATATATTATTACAAAAACACAGGAATATACATGCAAATAGTACATGCTTCCAGCAGTAATCTGAGATTATTTAAAAAAGATTATGAAATAATGGTTTTTTTCTTTAAAATGACATTTAATTTTCTCGTCATTAAGTTTGAGCCCACCCTTCATTTTCATCCTGGTTTCGCCACTGTgtatatatagatgtattttagattgtagattcactcattttgctccgtacgtagtccatattgaaacctctaaaaagacttatatttacgaacggagggaCAGCATATCCTATTTGGCGCCTGCTTCACGCACCATGCAAACTGTAAACCGGCGTGCACCCCTCgccccgctgggccggcccatatacCTTCTCTTTTTTCTGTTATATACTCGAAAAAGATGCAGGAGGGGATTGACCATGAAGCCTCTGTGTTCGAAGGGAACCTGagttttagagagagagagagagagagagagagagagagagagagagagagagagagagagagagagaagggaacCCGAGTATCTTCTCTGCTTGTGCACAGATGCTtttttcccttttatttctttcttcAATACGTGGTTTTTTTTGTTTGTCAGTTTCcggacatttttattcatttttccttttcccttttctattttttatttcatAAATGTGCAGATTTGTTTTCAAACTCGTGAACCCCTTTTTTCCAAAATCAATTAACTTTATTTCAAATTTGCAAAGTTTttcttcaaaatcaatgaa from Triticum aestivum cultivar Chinese Spring chromosome 3B, IWGSC CS RefSeq v2.1, whole genome shotgun sequence includes these protein-coding regions:
- the LOC123064208 gene encoding uncharacterized protein encodes the protein MRLQFLPYHMYTESVHYVIKKRRTLGVLAVMLAIVRWRRRRRHYSLRMSRRKYGPLVDRDLERQKKLNDLYNSTDKNCISQLQTTGPLRSGFDDVNKQVMLSQSTLDGLSANDRGILSKPIQFYDKLKELFSGSSADGSFMQDPFSAAETDNDDKVKDDMMNDMSTFVEAKGPTGHDSDKLDTDSDDCEAVAALAATDSQVSSSNVAALKPNKKSFKKSAKPNTLPPPQNDKAKRSKPRSSQASQDDTNMDVLLTSTLMGIRETLASPVQTVAPKDPNAPLWDMLKKIPLPPDERMSVGMHLCKPEFAVHRGFLVSMGQEYLERWVYTYLSYLTIILLANVSAMILLVTLETKILLVTLAMILLLTLPLSE